In one window of Zingiber officinale cultivar Zhangliang chromosome 11A, Zo_v1.1, whole genome shotgun sequence DNA:
- the LOC122032880 gene encoding oligopeptide transporter 5-like: MTMLTTDDPSQPCLTIRTWILGAVSCVLLSFVNQFFNYRTNQISVNSIFVQILALPVGRWMARVLPPTIIRIPLLDWSFSLNPGPFNMKEHVVSVIIANSGTGGIYAVHIITILKAFYHRGINVMAAILLTQTTQLLGFGWAGLFRKYLVDSPYMWWPGTLVVASLFRALNEEERRVKGGVTRLQFFLICMICSFSYYIVPNYFFPAISSISILCLIWKDSIPIHQIGSGMRGLGVGAIGFDWATASMIGSPIAAPTYVFCNVLAGYVILVYILLPLCYWSNLYDARRFTFLSSQLFERSGKPYDLSRVLDNKTFTLNVEEYENYSDIRISTSFAINYGIGFATLTATLCHVLLFDGQYMLKLWRQATSKANEKFLDVHGRMMKANYAAVPQWWFHLLLLLVTALSIYTVEGFGRALQLPYWGLLLAMAMAFFFTLPIGIIAATTNTMPGINIITEIVIGYIMPGNPLASVVFKTYGCTSMGQAINFLSDFKLGHYMKIPPRSMFIAQLAGSVIANASYFGTAWWLLSEVPHICETNLLPKGSLWTCPSDTVFFSSSVIWGVVGPRRMFGPDSIYSGLNYFFLLGLFAPATVYLFHRLFLEKKWIRLINFPVIFAAAGYIPLVKTINFNCWFIVGFVFNYWVLKHHKQWWGRYAYVLSAALDAGTSFMAVIAFFTLGNYNINSVNWWGGVTDDYCQLAKCPTEPGAYIPKGCPKLE, encoded by the exons ATGACGATGCTGACGACCGACGACCCATCGCAGCCGTGCTTGACGATCCGAACATGGATCCTTGGTGCCGTCAGCTGCGTCCTCCTCTCCTTCGTCAACCAGTTCTTCAATTATCGGACCAACCAGATCTCCGTCAACTCCATCTTCGTCCAGATCCTGGCGCTGCCCGTGGGCCGCTGGATGGCCCGCGTCCTCCCTCCGACTATCATCAGGATTCCCCTCCTCGACTGGTCCTTCTCCCTCAACCCCGGCCCCTTCAACATGAAGGAGCACGTCGTGAGCGTCATCATTGCCAACTCCGGCACCGGAGGCATTTACGCCGTCCACATCATCACCATCCTCAAGGCCTTCTACCACCGCGGCATCAACGTCATGGCCGCCATCCTCCTCACACAAACCACTCAA TTGTTAGGATTTGGATGGGCTGGATTGTTCAGAAAATACTTGGTGGATTCCCCTTACATGTGGTGGCCTGGCACTTTAGTAGTAGCATCTTTGTTCAG agcactgaacgaGGAAGAACGGCGGGTAAAGGGCGGCGTGACGCGGCTCCAGTTCTTCCTCATTTGCATGATCTGCAGCTTCTCCTACTACATCGTCCCCAACTACTTCTTCCCGGCCATCAGCTCCATCTCGATCCTCTGCCTCATTTGGAAGGACTCCATCCCCATCCACCAGATCGGCTCCGGCATGCGCGGCCTCGGCGTCGGCGCCATCGGCTTCGACTGGGCCACCGCCTCCATGATCGGCAGCCCCATAGCGGCCCCCACCTATGTGTTCTGCAACGTCCTCGCAGGCTACGTCATCCTCGTCTACATCCTCCTGCCCCTCTGCTACTGGTCCAACCTCTACGACGCCCGCCGCTTCACCTTCCTCTCCTCCCAACTCTTCGAGCGCTCCGGCAAGCCCTACGACCTCAGCCGCGTCCTCGACAACAAGACCTTCACCCTCAACGTCGAGGAGTACGAGAACTACAGCGACATCCGCATCAGCACCTCCTTCGCCATCAACTACGGCATCGGCTTCGCCACCCTCACCGCCACCCTCTGCCACGTCCTCCTCTTCGACGGCCAGTACATGCTCAAGCTGTGGCGGCAGGCGACGTCCAAGGCCAACGAGAAGTTCCTCGACGTGCACGGCCGGATGATGAAGGCCAACTACGCCGCCGTGCCGCAGTGGTggttccacctcctcctcctcctcgtcacCGCGCTCTCCATCTACACCGTCGAGGGCTTTGGCCGCGCCCTGCAGCTGCCTTACTGGGGCCTCCTCCTGGCCATGGCCATGGCCTTCTTCTTCACCCTGCCCATCGGGATCATCGCCGCCACCACCAATACg ATGCCTGGGATCAACATAATAACAGAGATAGTGATTGGCTACATAATGCCGGGGAATCCATTGGCGAGTGTGGTGTTCAAAACCTACGGTTGCACTAGTATGGGTCAAGCCATCAACTTTTTGTCCGATTTCAAGCTCGGTCACTACATGAAGATTCCTCCTAGATCCATGTTCATCGCACAG TTAGCGGGTTCGGTGATCGCCAACGCGAGCTACTTCGGCACAGCGTGGTGGTTGCTCTCCGAAGTCCCCCACATTTGTGAGACCAACTTGCTGCCGAAGGGCTCCCTGTGGACGTGCCCTAGCGACACTGTGTTCTTCAGCTCCTCTGTTATATGGGGCGTGGTTGGGCCTCGTCGGATGTTCGGCCCCGACTCCATCTACTCCGGCCTtaactacttcttcctccttggccTCTTCGCCCCTGCCACCGTCTACCTCTTCCACCGCCTCTTCCTGGAGAAGAAATGGATTCGGCTCATCAACTTCCCCGTCATCTTCGCGGCCGCCGGCTACATTCCCCTAGTCAAGACCATTAACTTCAATTGTTGGTTCATTGTCGGCTTTGTCTTCAACTATTGGGTGCTCAAGCACCACAAGCAGTGGTGGGGCCGCTATGCCTATGTGCTGTCTGCCGCCCTCGACGCCGGCACAAGCTTCATGGCCGTCATCGCCTTCTTCACCCTCGGGAACTATAATATCAACTCCGTCAATTGGTGGGGAGGCGTCACCGATGACTACTGCCAGCTCGCTAAATGCCCTACCGAGCCCGGTGCCTACATCCCCAAGGGTTGTCCTAAACTCGAATGA